The following DNA comes from Hordeum vulgare subsp. vulgare chromosome 3H, MorexV3_pseudomolecules_assembly, whole genome shotgun sequence.
CTCGCCGCCTTGCGTGAAACGCTCGGCGTCACACGAAAAGCAATAATTCCAAATGGCTCATGCGATGCAAGTATGCACAAGCTCAAATGAAGACAGGGACTCGTCGAGCGCAAGACTACAAAGGAAGACGTTTGGCTCACTCACTGACGAACCCACGCTTGGGCCACATATCTACACGGCTGGAGGCTGGAGCTGCAGCTCACCACACTCCTTCCTCCATTTCCAGTCCACACCAAGGCGCGAACCAAGCGTGAGGGTGAGGAGTGAAGCTCGAAGCCATGGCGCCCGTGGAGAGGCCGCAGGAACTGTACGCGCCCAAGCCGGCGGCCGAGGGCAGGAGCTACTGGCGGTGGCACAGGGACGACTTCTTCCCGGAGCCATCGTTCGCGAGCTGGAGCGCGTACCGCTCCGCGCTGGCCGCGACCCCCGCGAGGCTCCGCGACCGCTTCAGCGGCCGCTCCACCGACGCCATCGAGCTCGGCGCGATGCGGCGCCGCAGCGAGAACGAGATGCGCCGCTGCCTCACGTGGTGGGACCTCACGTGGTTCGGCTTCGGCTCCGTCATCGGCGCCGGCATCTTCGTGCTCACTGGCCAGGAGGCGCACGACCACGCCGGCCCCGCCATCGTGCTATCCTATATCGTCTCCGGCCTCTCCGCTATGTTGTCGGTGTTCTGCTACACTGAGTTCGCCGTCGAGATCCCCGTGGCAGGAGGCTCGTTCGCGTACCTCCGCGTCGAGCTCGGTGATGTGGCGGCCTTCATCGCCGCTGCGAACCTTATCCTCGAGAGCATCATCGGCACGGCCGCGGTGGCGCGCTCTTGGACGTCCTACTTCGCGTCCCTCATCAACAAGCCGGCGAGCGCGCTGCGCATACAGACGTCGCTCTACGAGGGGTACAACGAGCTTGACCCCATCGCGGTCGTGGTGATTGCGGTCACCGCCACCATGGCCATCCTGAGCGCCAAGGGCACTTCCCGGATCAACTGGGTCGCGTCCGCGATACACGTCGTCGTGATAGCGTTCGTCATCGTGGCAGGATTCATCCACGCCAAGCCGAGCAACCTGACCCCGTTCATGCCGCACGGCGTGCCGGGCGTGTTCCGCGCGGCGGCGATCGTGTACTTCGCGTACGGCGGCTTCGACAACATCGCGACGATGGCGGAGGAGGTTAAGAACCCGTCGAGGGACATACCGCTGGGGCTGCTGGGGTCCATGTCGGTGATCACGGTCATCTACTGCGTGATGGCGCTGGTGCTGAGCATGATGCAGCCGTACACGGCGATCGACAGGAGCGCCGCCTACTCGGTGGCGTTCAGCAGCGTGGGGATGCACTGGGCGCAGTACGTGGTGGCTCTGGGCGCGCTCAAGGGGATGACCACGGTGATGCTGGTGGGCGCGCTGGGGCAGGCGCGGTACACGACGCACATCGCGCGGAGCCACATCATCCCGCCGGTGTTCGCGCTCGTGCACCCCAAGACCGGCACGCCGGTGAACGCCAACATACTCATCGCCGCCGCGGCCTGCTGCATCGGGTTCTTCTCCAGCCTCGACGTGCTCTCCAGCCTGCTCTCCATCAGCAcgctcttcatcttcatgatgatGGCCACCGCGCTCCTCGTCCGGCGGTACTACGTGAGGGGCGTGACGACGCGGACGCACGCGCTGCGGTTCCTGTTCTTCCTGCTGGTGATCATCTTCTCGTCGGCGGGCATCGCGGCGTACTGGGGCACGACGCCCGACAGGTGGCAGGGCTACGTCGTGCTGGTGCCGGCGTGGGTGCTGGGGACGCTCGGCATCCAGCTGATGGTGCCGGCGGCGCGCGCGCCCAAGGTGTGGGGGGTGCCGCTCGTGCCGTGGCTGCCCTCGCTCTCCATCGCCACGAACCTGTTCCTCATGGGCTCCCTCGGCTCGCAGGCCTTCGTCCGCTTCGGCGTCTGTACCGCCATCATGCTCATCTACTACGTTCTCGTCGGGCTGCACGCCACGTACGACGTCGCCCATGATGTGTGCAGCGAAGACGAGCTAAAAGACTACAGCGACACCGATGATGCAGCTGCCGGTGAGAAGGCGACGGCAAAGACGGCCGACGTGGAGAAGGCTGGCGCGGGAGACGGTGGCCGCTGAAGATGTCCGGAGTCGGCCAGACGGTCCTGATCCATGCGTGGCCGGTAGTCAGTACTCACTGCTTGATCCATGCGTTGTCTGaaaacttgtactccctccgttcctaaatataagaccttttaaagatttcattagaagactacgtacggagcaaaatgagtgaatatacactctaaaatatgtctatgtacatccgtatgtaattcatagtgcaatctctaaaagatcttatatttaggaacggagggagtaactttTACCACCAAATGAAGAATGGAAGAAGAATCTTTATCTTCACACAATTGTAATATGCGTATTCCTTCTTGATCTTTGTTTTGTAACATTATCTACACCCGGGCACCCCATACCCGGCTCGAACACCCGGCAAAAAAAATCCAACTCACACACGCGACTCAAACATCTAGACGGACGACCCTGTTCTTTACCGATAAAAAAAACCCGACATAAATGGGCGACTCAACCGTCTGAGCTGACTCCCCACTCTTTATATTCaactagcaaaagggtccgtgcgttgcaacgggagaaaaaaaaaaccaccatcttcaatgacgatgaccatattatgttcatatctcatcgcaTGATTTCAAAAACttgttcacaaatgcaagaaaatatttctttttttaattttattcacaattcacaagttgaaacattttttcaaaattccaaataatattttatattacaagctgttttcaagtattttcttgtCAATTGGTgaataattcattttttgaattatcaaacattcttttaattgcattaaagaaatttctaaaaatgatggacttttttttattcacgaatgttttttccaaaattacgattttttaatatgcaagcatttttacaaaaatcccgaataatttttgaattcgcaaacattttatgttttatcaAACATTTATGTAATTTGTTTTTTGAATttcgattttttttctgatttatttgaattataaaaaataaaaaggaacagataaataataattaaaaaactaaaaaagcAGTCCCCCGTccatgggctggcccaaatggGTGTGCTGTTTATTTTCCAGCAAGCAGAGCGTAGCATAGCTGGTCCGTgtgcttgggccggcccatgcgagaATTCCCTCCAAAATGTTTTTTATAACTTATagatggcattggtgggtaatattaGAGAATTTTGAAGTCAATTTTAATGACGTACGcagaagcaataggtgctttattattagggatatATTCAAATATGAGACGAATATAAGGATGATCGGGTGCTTTCGTCGCGTTGGACATGATAGACCTACCCCACCATAAATTGCATCAAAATTAACATCCTCGATCTATCAAATCCATTTGCCATCTCCTCTCTTCTTTCTTATCCGTGTCGGACGTCTCACAGCTCCGTCGCCATCCTTGCTCCAGGGTCGTTCCAAGCCCCGGCGTCGTCAGGACCGACACAATAGCCCTCTCTCCCATGCTCGCTGCCGCGGAAATCGTCGCCAGCCCGAAAACCACCGCGGTACGTCTGGCAACACTCGGGCTGCCCCCTTGTGCTTTACGTGTTCAATGAATTGTTTGACACGGTTTTGTGATTTATTTGTACGGAAAATGATGAATTCCGATGCTTCGTCAGATTCACGATGATTCAAGATGATTTCTTTGATTCATCGTATTCAAACGAAGAAGCAGACATGATCATGCCATGAGCATGCAAGAGGAAATGGACCGGCCGGGTGGAGCATATTCTCAACTTCAAGGGTTCAATGAAAGGGAGAAGAGTGATCAACCAGGATAAGTTCTCCGGAGCACGGCTACTGCACAAAACTATTTTACTCCGAACCCAACTTTTCGGATGATCCATGGTTTCGTTGCCATTTTGCATGCAGAAACTATTGTTTTTGCGCATTATGGAGGGAGTGGAGGCACACGATGACCACTTCAAGCTCACAAGGAATTGATGTGGCCAACTTTCTTTCTCTCTAAGCAAAAAATGCACGACTGCTCTGAGAATGCTTGCACTTGGTACTTCCGCAGATATTGTTGGCAAGATGCTACGGATTGGGGAGGGAGCACATGCGTGAAGACTAGTGCCAAGTTTGGAGCAGAGTATCGAAGAGAACCAAATGTGTAGGACACAAAAAAGTTATTGTCTATTGGAGGGGCCAAAGGGTTCCCAGGAATGCTCAGATCGATTGATTGTATGCATTGGCAATGGACAAACTTCTTCAAAGTTTTGTGAGGAATGTATCAAGGTCATACCAAAGATGCAACCATCATAGTGGAAGCAGTTAAAAGAGCATGGTGCCCCGATATTTGGCTTAGGTAATCGATGGCAATCCCTATGGACCAATGGTTGCTTTGAGTTATACCTTAAGGTTTATCCATACACCTTGCTTGAAGACCAAAAGTTGGTTTCAAGGTATAACAAGGAAATTATATGTGGTCAAGGTGCCATTGAAGGAATCATTCAAAGATTGGTCATGCAAGAATTGAAactattgcaagcatgtcttcaagaagaagattgtgaacattcatgtttaccttcaagacatcatctttatgaagagagaatacaagatacaaggttgatcaagacaaaGCCAAAGAGTGATTcaattgatcaacacacaaagcgtagaaGATGTACCaagtgggatcaagtgatcccatggtatggtgagtattgtccattacgctttgtgcaCTCACCCATGATTTATGTGAGGGTTCTATGTATGGTTAGGTGTCTtttcatgggcttgcatcaaaaagaagatctcatacaatccgtagaggatgacatcaagtggtggtcATCATCAaggttgcggtgtgcaagttcaagtggagaatcacgaagagatcatgcttaaAGTTTATCGTCCATTCTCGTAATAAGGGAC
Coding sequences within:
- the LOC123439636 gene encoding cationic amino acid transporter 5 is translated as MAPVERPQELYAPKPAAEGRSYWRWHRDDFFPEPSFASWSAYRSALAATPARLRDRFSGRSTDAIELGAMRRRSENEMRRCLTWWDLTWFGFGSVIGAGIFVLTGQEAHDHAGPAIVLSYIVSGLSAMLSVFCYTEFAVEIPVAGGSFAYLRVELGDVAAFIAAANLILESIIGTAAVARSWTSYFASLINKPASALRIQTSLYEGYNELDPIAVVVIAVTATMAILSAKGTSRINWVASAIHVVVIAFVIVAGFIHAKPSNLTPFMPHGVPGVFRAAAIVYFAYGGFDNIATMAEEVKNPSRDIPLGLLGSMSVITVIYCVMALVLSMMQPYTAIDRSAAYSVAFSSVGMHWAQYVVALGALKGMTTVMLVGALGQARYTTHIARSHIIPPVFALVHPKTGTPVNANILIAAAACCIGFFSSLDVLSSLLSISTLFIFMMMATALLVRRYYVRGVTTRTHALRFLFFLLVIIFSSAGIAAYWGTTPDRWQGYVVLVPAWVLGTLGIQLMVPAARAPKVWGVPLVPWLPSLSIATNLFLMGSLGSQAFVRFGVCTAIMLIYYVLVGLHATYDVAHDVCSEDELKDYSDTDDAAAGEKATAKTADVEKAGAGDGGR